Below is a window of Mucilaginibacter sp. PAMC 26640 DNA.
CCCTTATTTACTTTATGAGATTTGGCTGTTTGTAAAGCCTGCACTGCACGAAAAGGAGCGTAAAGCCGCAAGTGGCTTTGTATTTTATGCCAGTTTCCTGTTTGTGCTGGGTATTTTATTTGGTTACTATGTAATCACGCCGGAGTCTGTTAACTTTTTATCCAGCTATACCGTAAGTGATAAGATTCAAAACCTGTTCGATATCGATTCGTATATATCCTCGGTGGCTACCTTAACCCTGGCAACGGGCGTTGTATTCCAGTTGCCTATTTTGGTTTACATTCTTTCCAGTCTGGGTATTTTGACACCTAAATTTATGCGTAATGGCAGGCGGTATGCAATCGTTGTTATCCTGGTGATTTCCGCGGTAATTACACCCACGCCCGATATGATGACCATGACCATTGTAAGTATCCCTCTTTTTGTATTGTATGAGGTTGGTATTGTGGTAGCTGGTGTGGTAGAAAAGCGTAAGCTCAAACGCGCTGCTGAATTAGACTTGTAATTTGTAGCATTTTTTGTATCCCGTTTTACTCGTGACCTAAATTAGCGATCATTTAAACAGCGCTAGCACAGAATAAATAACGAGTTGCCGTGCTTATACTTAATAAGTACGGCAACTAGTTGATCCAACCTTTGCTTTTCCCAATTTGCGGCTGCTGTGCTTAATTATTTTAGGTTAAAATATAGGCACCAATGATACCTCCTTTACCACTCCCCCTTCCTAACAAAATATTTACTTTCGGCCTTATTAATTTGTTATACATTTGAATAATGAAAACAGCGTTTAAGATAGCCATTGGTGCAGACCATGCCGGCTTTGAATATAAACAGGCCCTGTTAGGCATGTTTGATCATATCACTTTTAAGGATTTTGGAACCTACTCTACTGCATCTGCCGACTATCCCGATTTTGCCCATGCAGTAGCTTCTGCTGTTGAAAGCGGTGAATTCGATTTTGGTTTCCTGCTTTGCGGCAGCGCCAATGGTGTGGCCATGACAGCTAACAAACACCAAAATATCCGGGCAGCGATCTGCTGGAAAGAAGACGTTGCCATCCCGGCACGTACCCACAATGATGCCAATGTGTTGTGTATCCCTGCCCGCCATGTTACGCTTGAGGAAGCAAAAACAATCATAACAAGATTTTTAAGCGAAGAATTTGAGGGCGGCCGCCATGCAAGGCGTGTGGAAAAAATAGGCTGCTAATAAAAACCATAACATAAATTTAAATAAATGAAGAGAGTATCACTTTGGATAACCGCGCTGGCCATAACAACTAGTGCATGTGCACAGCAAAATGCCACAGCGGTTAAATACAGTAAGCTGATTACGGCAGATGATGCAAAAAAGCACCTGAGCATTTTAGCGTCTGATGAGTTTGAAGGCCGCGAAACCGGCAAACCCGGCGCAGAAAAAGCCGCCAATTACATTGCAGACCAGTTTAAGAAACTGGGTTTGCAGGCTCCTGTAAACGGATCATACTTTTTTAATGTGCCTTTATCAGAAAGTATGTTGAAAGTAACCGCCTTCAATATTAATGGGCAGGCGTTTGGAAATGGTGAAGACTTCTTTTTAAACGGCTCATTCGCCGATAAGAAGATCGTATCGCCTGATATCATCTTTGTTGGCTATGGTACCGATGCTGAGTTGGCCGGAACCGATATTGCAGGCAAAGTTGTGCTTTGGATAAACGAAGACAAGCCAGAGGCCGGTAAAACAACCAACACAAGTTACCGCATGAATAGCACCCGCCAGGCGATAGTTAAAGCTATGCAGGCCAAAAACCCTGCCGCTATTTTGGCTGCAAACGGTGAACTTGGCCCACTACTGAAACGTTTTGGCAGCAGCGTTAGAGGCGGCAGATTAGTCATTAAAAAGGAAACCGCCGAAAAGGTAAATCCGAATGCCCCAGTATTTAATGTAACCCTGGCAGTTGCTGATCAAATTGTTAAACCAAGCGGTAAAACCTATACCGACCTGAAAGCGGCTGCAGCCACTGCATCGCAAACTCAAAGCGTTAAATCTATCGCGACCATATCTTACGCCACAGAAATGAAGGACGTAAAAGCGGTTGATGTGGTAGGTTTTATGCCGGGCAGCGACCCTAAACTCAAAGATGAGGTGCTGATATTCTCTGCACACTATGATCATATTGGTTTAGTAACCACCCCGGGTGCAAAAGATAAAGTAAACAACGGTGCCGACGATGATGGCTCCGGCACTACCGGTATGCTGGAAATTGCTCAGGCATTTACGAAAGCAAAAAAAGATGGCCACGGCCCTCGCCGTAGTGTACTATTCCTGGGTAACGTTGGCGAAGAAAAAGGCCTTTTAGGTTCTGAATATTATACCGATCATCCTATCTATCCGTTGGCTAACACTATTGCCGATTTAAATATCGATATGATTGGCCGTGTAGGGGAGGAGTACATCGGAAAGCCGGATTCTGCAAACTATGTGTATTCCATCGGTTCAGCAATGTTAAGTACCGATCTGAATAAAATTGGGGAGGATGCAAACAACACCTATACTAAAATGAAGCTGGATTACAAATACGATGATCCTAATGATCCTAACCGTTTTTATTACCGCAGCGATCATTACAACTTTGCCCGTTACGGTGTGCCGATCATATTTTACTTCAACGGCGTACATGCTGATTATCACCAGCCGGGTGATGAAGTAAGTAAAATCAACTTTCCGTTATTGGCAAAACGTGCCCAGCTAGCATTTTTCACCGGGTGGGAACTGGCTAACCGCGATGCCCGGCCTGTAGTTGATAAGAAACCAGCCGGCGGTACCCGCTAGCCCTAAAAAATACATTTCAAGAGCGCCTCAAAAGGGCGCTCTTTTTGTTTGTAAATCATTGCTTTTTAGTCTAAATTTATCGGTAGGTAATTGAATATGAAGGTCCAAATATTTGATCATTTAGTAGAAAGTCCGGGTGCCGGCGGAGTGGCTTTTGCA
It encodes the following:
- a CDS encoding preprotein translocase subunit TatC — translated: MSDNKLIKAIKEKGQNMEAEMSFFDHLEALRWHLIRSAIAIVVITVGVFYFYDTIFNTVIMGPANPNFWTYRMLCKLGDLLHSPGFCINKININLINTEMAGQFTLQINSSLLIGVTLGFPYLLYEIWLFVKPALHEKERKAASGFVFYASFLFVLGILFGYYVITPESVNFLSSYTVSDKIQNLFDIDSYISSVATLTLATGVVFQLPILVYILSSLGILTPKFMRNGRRYAIVVILVISAVITPTPDMMTMTIVSIPLFVLYEVGIVVAGVVEKRKLKRAAELDL
- a CDS encoding ribose-5-phosphate isomerase; translation: MKTAFKIAIGADHAGFEYKQALLGMFDHITFKDFGTYSTASADYPDFAHAVASAVESGEFDFGFLLCGSANGVAMTANKHQNIRAAICWKEDVAIPARTHNDANVLCIPARHVTLEEAKTIITRFLSEEFEGGRHARRVEKIGC